One genomic window of Candidatus Eremiobacteraceae bacterium includes the following:
- a CDS encoding alpha/beta family hydrolase: MSSAKGSPGTSRAVILPIGALQLDGLLDVPAQPSGIVIFAHGSGSSRHSKRNQHVASVLQAAGLATLLFDLLTTPEEAYDRDTAALRFDIPLLALRLAGAVDWSRLDPDVRGLPVGLFGASTGAAAALMVAADRPNVVRAVVSRGGRPDLAGAALSRVRAPTLLIVGAHDATVLALNERAARLIPGEVTISIVAHATHLFEEPGTLDQVAELASAWFAEHLAVAPTSSQGGLHDRQAPLR; this comes from the coding sequence ATGTCGTCCGCGAAAGGATCTCCCGGCACATCGCGCGCCGTCATCCTCCCGATCGGAGCGCTTCAGCTCGACGGGCTGCTCGACGTTCCCGCGCAGCCGAGCGGCATCGTCATCTTCGCCCATGGCAGCGGCAGCAGCCGGCACAGCAAGCGCAACCAGCACGTCGCAAGCGTGCTGCAGGCCGCAGGCTTGGCGACGCTGCTGTTCGACCTGCTCACGACGCCTGAGGAAGCCTACGACCGCGACACTGCGGCGCTGCGCTTCGATATCCCGCTGCTTGCGCTGCGGCTGGCGGGTGCGGTCGACTGGAGCCGGCTCGATCCCGACGTGCGCGGGCTCCCGGTGGGGCTGTTCGGTGCGAGCACGGGGGCCGCTGCGGCGCTGATGGTGGCGGCGGACCGGCCGAACGTGGTGCGCGCCGTCGTATCGCGCGGTGGGCGACCCGATCTTGCCGGCGCGGCGTTGTCGCGCGTTCGCGCGCCCACGTTGCTCATCGTCGGCGCGCACGACGCCACCGTGTTAGCGCTCAACGAACGGGCCGCGCGCCTCATCCCAGGTGAGGTCACGATCTCGATCGTCGCGCATGCCACCCATCTCTTCGAGGAGCCCGGTACGCTTGACCAGGTCGCCGAGCTCGCGAGCGCCTGGTTCGCCGAACACCTCGCTGTCGCACCGACGAGCTCTCAAGGAGGACTCCATGATCGCCAAGCCCCGCTACGGTAA